ATGGTGGTTTTCAGTGGTGGACGCGTGCGGAGTTCTTACAGACAGTAAAGATGCTGGGGCATATTGGCGAAAACTCAAGCAGAGATTAATTGAAGAGGGAAGCGAGGTCGTGACATTTTGTCACGGACTGAAATTGGAAGCCACAGACGGTAAAAAATACGAAACCGATTGTGCTACAACTGAAGGTCTCTTTCGTATCGCGCAGTCCATCCCATTCTCCAAAGCCGAGCCTTTTAAGCGCTGGTTGGCCAAGGTGGGGTATGAACGCGTGCAAGAAATTGAAAATCCCGAACTGGCCACAAAAAGAACACGCGTTCTTTACAAACTCAAAGGATACTCGGATAATTGGATTGAAAAAAGAATGCGTGGTATCGCTATTCGGGAAGAATTGACCGATGAGTGGCTAAAACGGGGAGCACAGGAAGAAAGAGATTATGCAATTCTTACCGCGGAAATATCCAAAGTGGCTTTTGGTGTTACGCCCAACGAATACAAAAAACTTAAAGGTTTGAAACGGGAAAATCTGCGTGATCATA
This window of the bacterium genome carries:
- a CDS encoding Bro-N domain-containing protein, which produces MNIEITTQIALFRGEKIRRTLHQNEWWFSVVDACGVLTDSKDAGAYWRKLKQRLIEEGSEVVTFCHGLKLEATDGKKYETDCATTEGLFRIAQSIPFSKAEPFKRWLAKVGYERVQEIENPELATKRTRVLYKLKGYSDNWIEKRMRGIAIREELTDEWLKRGAQEERDYAILTAEISKVAFGVTPNEYKKLKGLKRENLRDHMDDFELIFTMLGERSTTEIHRTENSKGVPKLRSDAKAGGEIAGGARKKLEDRLGRSVVTKNNFFQKPADKMDLKK